The Chryseobacterium sp. LJ668 genome segment GCCGATGGTAAAACTACTCAGACTCTTCTTGCAATTGGTGTCGAGAGTCGTCAAGAGGTAGATGATATGGTAAATACAGCTGTTCAAAACGGAGGTTCCACATACAGTGAGCCACGAGATCACGGCTGGATGTATCAGAGCGCTTTTTCAGATGCAGACGGTCATCAGTGGGAAGTAATGTATGCAGACATCTCTCTGCTCCCGACAGAATAATATAATAATTACAATATGAAAATCAATCAAATTTATGTCAACCTTCCGGTAAAAGACATTCAAAAAACAAAAGAATTCTGGATGAAACTAGGGTTTTCTATCAACGAGCAGATTTCAGATGAAAAGACAGTCTGTGTGATCTTAAATGAAAATATATTTGCGATGTTCATTACAGAAGAATATTTCCAGACTTTTTCAGAAAGACCTGTTCCAAAAGGAGATACTACACAGGTTTTAGTTGCGATCGGTCTAGACAGCCGAGAAGATGTAGATCAGGTAGTAAATGCTGCTGTTGAAAACGGAGCGACACAATATGAAGAGCCACAGGATTACGGATGGATGTATCATAATTCTTTCTGGGATATCAACGGACACGGCTGGAATGTCACTTTCGCAGATCTCTCGCAAATGCCTTCGCAACATTAAATCTAGAACTAAATATCAAATTTTACATTTTAAAAACTAAAAATTATGGACACACCTAAATCATCAAAATTAGAAATCATTATTCCTGCATTTCGTGGGCATAGCCAGAATCTTATGATGGTTCTTGACGGAATTTCCGAAGAACATGCACTGAAAAGAATTGAAGGCAGAACCAACCATATCGTTTGGATGGTGGGTAATTTTCTCGATATGCGTTACGCAATGGGAACTGTATTGGGACTAAAAGAAGAGTTTGAATTTAAAGATTTTTTCTTCCAGGGAAAAGCACTGGATGAGAGTTTAAAATATCCGACTTTACAAGAGCTGAAAGAAAGCT includes the following:
- a CDS encoding VOC family protein — translated: MQINQIYVNLPVKDVQKTRKFWTELGFSINEQFSDENAICVIMKEDHIYTMFLKEEFFKTFTDRPIADGKTTQTLLAIGVESRQEVDDMVNTAVQNGGSTYSEPRDHGWMYQSAFSDADGHQWEVMYADISLLPTE
- a CDS encoding VOC family protein, which encodes MKINQIYVNLPVKDIQKTKEFWMKLGFSINEQISDEKTVCVILNENIFAMFITEEYFQTFSERPVPKGDTTQVLVAIGLDSREDVDQVVNAAVENGATQYEEPQDYGWMYHNSFWDINGHGWNVTFADLSQMPSQH
- a CDS encoding DinB family protein; protein product: MDTPKSSKLEIIIPAFRGHSQNLMMVLDGISEEHALKRIEGRTNHIVWMVGNFLDMRYAMGTVLGLKEEFEFKDFFFQGKALDESLKYPTLQELKESFHKISPLVYKRLLETTDEELDKDFPMGMNIEFFPENVLNFIGMCIGREDYLSGQIGLMRRILNYEGMKYDFDENMKY